The Miltoncostaea marina DNA window CCCGGGCCGGCCAACGCGGCGTACTACGAGCACGCCTTCCTCGCCCAGCAGATGGGCGTGCCGCTCGTGGAGGGGCGCGACCTGGTCGTGCGCGGGCGCAAGGTGTACCTGCGCACCACCGCCGGCCGCGAGCGGGTGCACGTGGTCTACCGGCGGGTGGACGACGTGTTCCTCGACCCGGCCTCGCTGCGCTCCGACTCGCTGCTCGGCGTGGCGGGCCTCGTGCAGGCCCACCGGGAGGGCGCGGTGGCGGTCTGCAACGCGATCGGCACCGGCGTGGGCGACGACAAGGCGGTCTACGCCCACGTCCCCGATATCATCCGCTACTTCCTCGGCGAGGAGCCGCTGCTCGAGCAGGTGCCGACGTTCCTACTGGACGACGAGGAGGAACGCGAGCGCGCGCTGGCCCGCATCGACCGGCTCGTGATCAAGGCGGTCGACGGCGCCGGCGGCTACGGGATGCTGATCGGCCTGCACGCGACGCCGGGCGAGCGCGAGGCGTTCGCCGCGCGGGTGCGCCGCAACCCGCGCGGCTACGTCGCCCAGGAGACGGTGCGCCTGTCGCGGGCGCCGGTGCTGGTGGGCGAGCGCTTCCACGCCCGCCACGTCGACCTGCGGCCGTTCGTGGTCCACGGTGAGCGCACGCGGGTGGTGCCGGGCGGGCTCACCCGCGTGGCCCTGCGCGACGGCTCCCTGGTCGTCAACTCGAGCCAGGGCGGCGGCAGCAAGGACACCTGGGTGCTGCGCGCCTGATGCTGGCCCGCGTGGCCCAGGCGCTCTACTGGACGGCCCGCGACCTCGAGCGCGCCGAGGCGCTCGCGCGGCTGCTCGAGGCCGGCCACGCGGCGGCGCTCGAGGGCCGGGCGGCCAACGGCGCGGGCGGGCGCCTGGTGTGGGAGGCGGTCGTGCGGGTGGCCGGCGACCTCCGTGCGTTCCTCGAGACCCACCGGCGCGCCGACGAGCGCAGCGTCTCGTGGTTCCTCACCTTCGGCCGCGACAACCGCGACAGCATCGCCGCCTGCCTGGAGCGGGCGCGCGAGAACGCCCGCAGCGTGCGCGACCGGCTGCCCACCGACGTCTGGGAGGGCGTCAACGACGCCTGGCTGGAGCTGGGCGGCTGGCCGCCGCAGCGGATCGCCCGCGACGGCGTCTACCCGTTCTGCCGGGACGTCCGCCGGGCCGTCACCCTGGTCTGCGGGCTCGTGGAGCAGTCGATGCGCCGCGACGAGGGGTGGTGGTTCGTGCGGCTGGGGCGCGCGCTGGAGCGCGCCGAGCGCGCGGCCCGGCTGGTGCGCGAGCGGCGCGGCCCGGGCCCCGACGCGCCGGGCGCGGACGTGCTCGAGCTGCACGGCCGGCGGATGCTGCTCGGCGACGCCTCGGCCTTCGAGGCGTACGTCCAGAGCGACGCGGGATCGCTCTCGGCCGGCGCCGTGGCCCGCTTCCTGCTGCTCGACCGGCGCTTCCCGCGGTCGGTGGCGTTCGCCCTCGGCGAGGTCGAGGCGGCGATCGGCGCGCTCGTGGCCATGGACGCCATGGCGCCCGACCCGGCCGCGCTCCTGCTCGCCCGCACGGCGCGCGACATGCTCGACGGCGCCGCGCGACGGCCCTGGGACGCCGGCGAGGCCGGCGACCTCATCGAGCGCCTGCTGGTGCGTTGCGCCTCCATCGACGAGGCCCTGACCGCGTCCTGCTTCCTCGCCGGCGCCGAGCGTCGGCCGATCGGACAGCATGCCCAGGCTGCACGCCAGGCACAGAACTGAGATCCGCTACGCCGGCCCGGTCGGCGAGAGCGTCAACGAGGTCCGCCTGACGCCACGGGCCGACGGCCGTCAGGACGTCGAGTGGCGCCACCTGCGGGTGCAGCCGGGCGCCGAGCTTGCCGGCCATCGCGACGCCTTCGGCAACGAGGTGCGCTGGTTCCAGCTCACCGAGCCGCACGAGACCCTGGTGGTGGAGTCCGAGGCGATTGTGGTCACGCGCCCGCCCGCGCCGGCGCGGGCGGGCGCGGGCGCCGCGGCCCTCGCCGACCCGGGGTACCGGGACGCCCACGCCGAGTTCCTCGCCCCGTCGCCGCACGTGCGCCCGTCCGCCGCGCTGGAGGAGTTCGCCCGGGGGCTGGCGCTCGGGGGCGACGACGTCCTCGGCTGGGCCCGCGCGCTGGAGGGCGGCGTCAACGCGGCGATCGTCTACGAGCCGGGCGTCACCGCCGTGGACACCCCGGTGGAGGAGGTCGTGCGGGTCGGCCGCGGGGTGTGCCAGGACATGGCTCACCTGATGATCGCCTGCGCCCGGCAGCGCGGCCTGGCCGCGCGCTACGTGAGCGGCTGGCTCCACCTGCCCGGCCACCAGGGGCCGGGCGAGAGCCACGCGTGGGTGGAGGTCGCGATCCCCGGCGCGGGATGGGTGGAGTTCGACCCCACGCACCCCGAGCCCGCGCACGAGCACTACGTGCGGGTGGCCGTCGGCCGCGACTACGGCGACGTGCCGCCCCTGCGCGGCAGCTACCTCGGCCCGCCGACCGAGGCGATGACCGTGACCGTGGACGTGCGCCTGCTGCCGGGCTGAGCGCTCCGCGCACGCCGTGGGGCCGTCGCCACCGGGGTCCCGATGTCGTGGCGACGGCCCCGTCGTCCTCGTCCGTCGCCCTCCGCCGGCCGCCCGCCCTGTCGGGCGAGCGACCCGCGGTGGGCTGTCGTGTGTCCGGTGGGTGCGGGCGGCCCCCCGGCGGTTCAGCCGACGGTACCGCCCTCGATCGCCGCATCCAAAGGCGTCACCTCCCCGCGGCCCGTCCGCCCGTGCCGGCGGACGTCACGCGGCCGCGTGCTCGTCGTGACGGCGCCGCGACGCGCAGGGGGCCCACGCGCCCCCGGCCGGTGGTCGCGATCGCCGGGTGGTGTCGGTATCGGCGTGCGCCCCGTCCCACGGGTGTCGTCCGCCCGTCGCGCCAGCGCGCGAGCATCGCCTGGGCCGGCGTCGCGTTGCCGGGTGCCGGGCCTGCTGGTGCGGTGACAACCTGGAGACGGCGGTGACGCATTGCTCCACGGCTCGATCCGACGCTGCAGGGGGACGGAGAGCCCGGGCCGGGACGCGGCCCCGACGGCGCTTCATCCCGTGCAACGATGGTTGCAAACGCCGCGGGGACGGTCAAGCCGACCGGCTCGACCCCCGGCCCAGTGAATGCGATGAGGCGGCCGGACGCGCTGTGCCGCGTGGTCGCAGACGCCCGAGGCGGCCCGCCCCGCCGAAGGCGGTGCCGCCGGTTGCGAAACGCCTCGGCCAGAGGCGTTTCGCGCGTCCCGCCGGGCCCGCGAGAGGCCCGGCGGGACGCCTTGGGTCAGTGTGAGCTGATGACGCGGTCGACCAGGCCGTAGGCCGTGGCCTCCTCGGCGCTCATGAAGTAGTCGCGCTCCGTGTCCTCGCGCACCTTCTCCATGGGCTGGCCGGTGTGCTTGGCGATGATCTCGTCGAGCCGGCGGCGCATCGCGATCGCCTCGCGGGCGTGGATCTCGATGTCGCTCGACTGGCCGCTGAAG harbors:
- a CDS encoding alpha-E domain-containing protein; translated protein: MAQALYWTARDLERAEALARLLEAGHAAALEGRAANGAGGRLVWEAVVRVAGDLRAFLETHRRADERSVSWFLTFGRDNRDSIAACLERARENARSVRDRLPTDVWEGVNDAWLELGGWPPQRIARDGVYPFCRDVRRAVTLVCGLVEQSMRRDEGWWFVRLGRALERAERAARLVRERRGPGPDAPGADVLELHGRRMLLGDASAFEAYVQSDAGSLSAGAVARFLLLDRRFPRSVAFALGEVEAAIGALVAMDAMAPDPAALLLARTARDMLDGAARRPWDAGEAGDLIERLLVRCASIDEALTASCFLAGAERRPIGQHAQAARQAQN
- a CDS encoding transglutaminase family protein; this translates as MPRLHARHRTEIRYAGPVGESVNEVRLTPRADGRQDVEWRHLRVQPGAELAGHRDAFGNEVRWFQLTEPHETLVVESEAIVVTRPPAPARAGAGAAALADPGYRDAHAEFLAPSPHVRPSAALEEFARGLALGGDDVLGWARALEGGVNAAIVYEPGVTAVDTPVEEVVRVGRGVCQDMAHLMIACARQRGLAARYVSGWLHLPGHQGPGESHAWVEVAIPGAGWVEFDPTHPEPAHEHYVRVAVGRDYGDVPPLRGSYLGPPTEAMTVTVDVRLLPG